The following are from one region of the Candidatus Eremiobacterota bacterium genome:
- a CDS encoding HAD family phosphatase has translation MPPNTIDLVALDLDGTLLAPDETISVRNREAIKELLRAGIRVVLVTGRGVDTPIRISKELGLNLPVICCHGALTKDFGANKTLETIPVPLQYAKPMVQFAEREGLAIAVYLDEAFYRLQGSEVFMDDMRGPNWYEAPSLHELLTQAPTFIRFMGEEAVTRMQREFGDLPLSFRYETWYDFVECAVLNREASKRNALARLCADFGVPSDRVLAIGDSRNDVPMLRWAGIGVAMGNALPEVRQAVRYATAPNDRDGVALAIERFCLPQAQKSA, from the coding sequence ATGCCACCCAATACCATCGATCTCGTCGCGCTCGACCTCGACGGAACGCTCCTCGCCCCCGACGAGACGATCAGCGTCCGCAACCGCGAGGCGATCAAAGAACTGCTTCGAGCCGGGATCCGCGTCGTGCTGGTCACGGGGCGCGGCGTCGACACCCCGATCCGCATCTCGAAGGAGCTCGGCCTCAACCTGCCGGTCATCTGCTGCCACGGCGCGCTCACCAAAGACTTCGGCGCGAACAAGACGCTCGAGACCATCCCCGTCCCGCTGCAGTACGCCAAGCCGATGGTGCAGTTCGCCGAGCGCGAAGGGCTCGCGATCGCGGTCTACCTCGACGAGGCGTTCTACCGGCTGCAGGGCTCCGAAGTGTTCATGGACGACATGCGCGGCCCGAACTGGTACGAAGCGCCCTCGCTGCACGAGCTGCTCACGCAGGCCCCCACGTTCATTCGCTTCATGGGCGAGGAGGCGGTGACGCGGATGCAGCGCGAGTTCGGCGATCTGCCGCTGAGCTTCCGCTACGAGACGTGGTACGACTTCGTCGAGTGCGCGGTGCTCAACCGCGAGGCGAGCAAACGGAACGCTCTCGCGCGGCTGTGCGCGGACTTCGGCGTGCCGTCGGATCGGGTGCTGGCGATCGGCGACTCGCGCAACGACGTCCCGATGCTGCGCTGGGCCGGGATCGGGGTCGCGATGGGCAACGCGCTCCCCGAAGTGCGCCAAGCCGTGCGCTACGCGACGGCGCCGAACGACCGCGACGGCGTCGCCTTGGCGATCGAGCGGTTCTGCCTGCCGCAGGCGCAGAAGTCCGCGTGA
- a CDS encoding NYN domain-containing protein yields MKKTAVLIDAGFLRTFLPAPVDFKSLADIIEAFASNCVLTADNEEMHRVLYYDCKPYDGDGSNKPHPIDGPKPPVSIAKQNFFNSTLSILKTKPYFAVRLGEVSFDGWALSDRATRDILEHRRAPTSNDFIPVLRQKGVDLRIGLDVALMAKDRLIDRIVVVSGDSDIVPAMKVARREGVQVVLVSLNHAIKGSLREHADLYRNVDLRAIVTRLYPAGLPSRVAPTAATPTAVPE; encoded by the coding sequence TTGAAGAAAACAGCCGTCTTAATCGACGCCGGATTCCTTCGCACGTTCCTGCCGGCTCCCGTCGATTTCAAGTCCTTGGCCGACATCATCGAAGCGTTCGCCTCAAACTGCGTTTTGACGGCGGACAATGAAGAAATGCATCGAGTCTTATACTACGATTGTAAACCGTACGACGGCGATGGCAGCAACAAGCCACATCCGATCGACGGGCCGAAGCCCCCCGTGTCGATCGCCAAACAGAACTTCTTCAACTCGACGTTAAGCATTCTCAAGACCAAACCGTATTTTGCGGTTCGGCTCGGTGAGGTCTCGTTCGACGGTTGGGCATTGTCGGACCGGGCTACGCGCGACATCCTCGAGCACCGACGGGCTCCGACATCGAACGACTTTATTCCGGTGCTCCGGCAAAAGGGTGTTGACCTGCGCATCGGCCTGGACGTGGCGCTCATGGCGAAGGACCGGCTCATCGACCGGATCGTCGTCGTTTCGGGCGATTCTGACATCGTTCCGGCGATGAAGGTTGCGCGCCGCGAAGGCGTACAAGTCGTTCTCGTCTCGCTGAATCATGCCATCAAAGGATCGTTGCGCGAACATGCCGACCTGTACCGAAACGTTGATCTTCGCGCCATCGTGACGCGCCTATATCCAGCCGGTCTACCCAGCCGAGTGGCGCCGACGGCTGCGACTCCGACGGCGGTGCCCGAATAG
- a CDS encoding DUF1345 domain-containing protein — MIAAERNRHRIVAFGCAAVVAFVVYLIVPIWLSGATRYVAAYDAGTVALLAIYWLKFVHEDPQKSRDRAAADDPGRNVVFLIVLLAVISGLVSAIAIIGHGPKVHTELEKWEAYVLGVIAITAGWFLVHTIYTFRYAHLYWYDDDGDGTECGGIRFPGTDQPSDWDFAYFSFTLGTSFAVSDPQVTETRVRREVIGHSIISFAYNSVIVGMVINLLAGIFSATTGGGDGGPK, encoded by the coding sequence TTGATCGCGGCGGAGCGCAATCGCCACCGGATCGTGGCGTTCGGCTGCGCGGCGGTGGTCGCGTTCGTCGTGTACCTGATCGTGCCGATCTGGCTCAGCGGCGCGACACGGTACGTCGCGGCGTACGACGCGGGGACGGTGGCGCTGCTGGCGATCTACTGGCTCAAGTTCGTGCACGAGGACCCGCAGAAATCGCGCGACCGCGCCGCCGCGGACGATCCCGGGCGGAACGTCGTCTTCCTGATCGTGCTGCTGGCGGTGATCTCGGGGCTCGTCTCGGCGATCGCGATCATCGGCCACGGCCCCAAGGTGCACACCGAGCTCGAGAAGTGGGAAGCGTACGTGCTCGGCGTGATCGCGATCACCGCCGGCTGGTTCTTGGTGCACACGATCTACACGTTCCGCTACGCGCACCTGTACTGGTACGACGACGACGGCGACGGCACGGAGTGCGGCGGAATCAGGTTTCCCGGCACCGACCAGCCCTCGGACTGGGATTTCGCCTACTTCTCCTTCACCCTCGGCACCTCGTTCGCCGTCTCCGACCCGCAGGTCACCGAGACGCGCGTGCGCCGCGAGGTGATCGGGCACTCGATCATCTCCTTCGCCTACAACTCCGTCATCGTCGGGATGGTGATCAACCTGCTCGCCGGGATCTTCTCAGCGACCACCGGCGGGGGCGACGGCGGGCCGAAGTAG
- a CDS encoding MoxR family ATPase, with amino-acid sequence MEKIGPRSLTAIDAVATGLAKVDYICTRQIATAVYLGRELRKPILVEGPAGVGKTELAKAAARLLALPLIRMQCYEGLDESKALYEWKYGKQLLYTQLLKDRFGSAIDESDDLEAALEKLRGFDDVFFSEQFLEARPLLRALRQPGGAVLLIDEVDKSDEEFEAFLLEILSDFAVTIPELGTISATTPPLVVLTSNNTRDLGDALKRRCLHLYIGYPDPRLEARIVDVHVPGVDARLRAQLVAFVQQLRALELKKLPSVSETIDWARVLLLLNVEELDPEVVHQTLNVLLKYQDDVAAATKRVAELVLKTRDAVVTG; translated from the coding sequence ATGGAGAAGATCGGCCCGAGGAGCTTAACCGCGATAGACGCAGTAGCCACTGGACTTGCGAAGGTCGACTACATCTGCACTCGGCAGATCGCGACCGCGGTTTACCTCGGGCGTGAGCTGCGGAAACCTATTCTCGTTGAAGGGCCTGCCGGAGTCGGAAAGACCGAGCTGGCCAAGGCGGCGGCGCGGCTGTTGGCACTGCCGTTGATTCGGATGCAGTGCTACGAGGGTTTGGACGAGTCGAAGGCGCTGTACGAGTGGAAGTACGGGAAGCAGCTTCTGTACACGCAGCTGCTCAAGGACCGTTTCGGCTCCGCGATCGACGAAAGTGACGATCTCGAAGCGGCGCTGGAGAAGCTGCGAGGCTTCGACGACGTGTTTTTCTCCGAGCAGTTTCTCGAGGCGCGGCCATTGCTGCGCGCGCTGCGGCAGCCGGGCGGGGCGGTGCTGCTGATCGACGAGGTCGACAAATCCGATGAAGAGTTCGAAGCATTCTTGCTGGAGATTCTCTCGGACTTCGCGGTGACGATCCCCGAGCTCGGGACGATCTCCGCGACCACGCCGCCGCTCGTCGTGCTGACCTCGAACAACACCCGAGACTTGGGCGATGCGCTGAAGCGGCGCTGCCTGCACCTGTACATCGGCTATCCCGACCCGAGACTCGAAGCGCGGATCGTCGACGTTCACGTCCCCGGCGTCGACGCGCGGCTGCGCGCGCAGCTCGTCGCGTTCGTGCAGCAGCTGCGCGCGCTCGAGCTCAAGAAGCTGCCATCCGTCAGCGAGACGATCGACTGGGCGCGCGTTCTGCTGCTCCTCAACGTCGAGGAGCTGGATCCCGAGGTCGTGCACCAGACGCTCAACGTGCTGCTGAAGTACCAAGACGACGTCGCGGCCGCCACGAAGCGCGTGGCGGAGCTCGTGCTCAAAACGCGCGACGCCGTCGTCACCGGCTGA
- a CDS encoding VWA domain-containing protein, with protein MKGTILGFLDAARAAGVRISVAESIDAFRALESVGFADRSAVKDALAVTVAKSREEKLLFEECFELYFSRDDFGSMSSDETTALQNEAKDASRRPKDRSAAGEPAAQSSLAQMLLQNDRAGLAVAMERAGSRAGVSAIRVWTQTNMLALRVLEEMGLAELNAAIARLREAGDPAAETLERAREELRERARALVERNLALAAAADNRRWRDDYLATATLWNADRRDVERMRVIVRAMAKRLATRYGRDRRARRRGRLDVRRTLRRNSGHNGVPFVTAWKRRKLEKPRVVALCDVSGSVAPVAHFLLLFLYSLNEALREVRSFAFSTRLVEVGDILEREPVENAIADIMARVGLGSSDYGRSLADFAELALDDVDRHTSVIVIGDARSNYANPRADIVKSLYGRAKRVIWLNPESPSSWGSGDSEMLRYRPYCHLVRECRTLRDLERTLEHLLATR; from the coding sequence GTGAAGGGCACGATTCTCGGCTTTCTGGACGCCGCGCGTGCCGCGGGGGTGCGCATCTCCGTCGCCGAGAGCATCGATGCGTTCCGGGCGCTGGAGAGCGTCGGCTTTGCCGACCGCTCCGCGGTCAAAGACGCGCTCGCCGTTACCGTTGCAAAGTCGCGCGAGGAGAAGCTGCTCTTCGAGGAGTGCTTCGAGCTGTATTTCTCCCGCGACGACTTCGGAAGCATGTCGTCCGACGAGACGACGGCGCTGCAGAACGAAGCTAAGGACGCATCGCGCCGGCCGAAGGACCGAAGCGCCGCCGGCGAGCCGGCTGCGCAATCGTCGCTGGCGCAGATGCTGCTTCAAAACGATCGCGCCGGCCTTGCGGTCGCGATGGAGCGAGCCGGAAGCCGCGCCGGCGTTTCGGCGATTCGCGTCTGGACGCAAACGAACATGCTCGCCCTGCGCGTGCTCGAAGAGATGGGACTCGCGGAGCTGAACGCGGCGATCGCGCGCTTGCGCGAAGCGGGCGATCCCGCCGCCGAGACGCTGGAACGCGCGCGCGAGGAGCTGCGCGAGCGTGCACGTGCGCTCGTCGAGCGGAACCTCGCGCTCGCCGCCGCGGCCGACAACCGCCGCTGGCGCGACGACTACCTCGCGACCGCGACGCTCTGGAATGCCGACCGGCGCGACGTCGAGCGGATGCGCGTCATCGTCCGCGCGATGGCGAAGCGCCTCGCCACCCGCTACGGCCGCGACCGCCGCGCTCGTCGCCGCGGACGGCTCGACGTCCGCCGCACGCTCCGCCGCAACAGCGGCCACAACGGCGTGCCGTTCGTCACCGCCTGGAAGCGCCGAAAGCTCGAGAAGCCGCGCGTCGTCGCGCTATGCGACGTGAGCGGTTCGGTCGCGCCGGTCGCGCACTTTCTGCTGCTCTTCCTCTACAGCCTCAACGAGGCGCTGCGCGAGGTCCGCTCGTTCGCGTTCTCGACCCGGCTCGTCGAAGTCGGCGACATCCTGGAGCGCGAACCGGTGGAGAACGCGATCGCCGACATCATGGCGCGCGTCGGCTTGGGCTCGTCCGACTACGGCCGTTCGCTGGCCGACTTCGCCGAGCTCGCGCTCGACGACGTCGACCGGCACACGTCGGTGATCGTCATCGGCGACGCGCGCAGCAACTACGCGAATCCGCGCGCCGACATCGTGAAATCGTTGTACGGCCGCGCCAAGCGCGTCATCTGGCTCAACCCCGAATCGCCGTCGTCGTGGGGAAGCGGCGATTCCGAGATGCTCCGCTACCGTCCGTACTGCCACCTCGTCCGCGAGTGCCGAACGCTGCGCGATCTCGAGCGCACGCTGGAGCACCTGCTCGCCACGCGCTGA